From the genome of Amycolatopsis sp. NBC_01488, one region includes:
- a CDS encoding DEAD/DEAH box helicase, with translation MTQALARLHPALVHHIVNTLGWRSLRPLQEQAIDPVLDGHDAVLLAPTAGGKTEAACFPLFSAMEEHNWTGLSVLYVCPLKALLNNLLPRLETYAGWLGRRVALWHGDVSMNVRRAILRDPPDLLLTTPESLEAMLVSVNVDHTQLFAGVRAIVVDEVHAFAGDDRGWHLLAVLERLTRITGAPIQRVGLSATVGNPQELMTWLQGSGRDEREGRVVAPDVKPASGTTPPGELEIDYVGSVHNAATVIAALHRGEKRLVFCDSRQLVEEIGAALRERGVTTYLSHASLSLDERRRTEEAFAEVRDCVIVSTSTLELGIDVGDLDRVIQINAPSTVASFLQRLGRTGRRPGNTRNCLFLALDKSSLLWAYALVLLWSRGFVEPVHAPPEPRHIVAQQILALCLQENSVGSKLWSEAWNGLAPFNRSAEPITRYLLEQGFIDQDGELLFIGTEAERRFGRQHFMGMTAVFTAPPQFTVLEGRREIGRTDPALLTEKVEGPRLLLLGGRSWKVTWIDWKRRRCFVEPAESGGRARWMTPGISGVSFDLSRAAREVLLGEDPTVHLTQRATRVMAELREDRLSSVHPGGTVISQQGLDVRWWTWAGFRANATLAATMGHLVDEKQRFDDVSVRLRSDLTRQMWQSGTADATKRLCLPDIDERALAGLKFSEALPRRLAIATLAARLADTDRAAAVLNEPVRFVVGPGK, from the coding sequence GTGACGCAGGCGTTGGCGCGGTTGCACCCTGCACTGGTGCACCACATCGTCAACACCCTGGGCTGGCGATCGCTGCGGCCGTTGCAGGAGCAGGCCATCGACCCGGTCCTCGACGGCCATGACGCGGTGCTGCTCGCCCCGACCGCAGGCGGCAAGACCGAAGCGGCCTGCTTTCCGCTGTTCAGTGCGATGGAAGAGCACAACTGGACCGGGCTGTCAGTGCTCTACGTGTGCCCGCTCAAGGCCTTGCTGAACAACCTGCTGCCGAGGCTGGAGACGTACGCGGGCTGGCTCGGACGCCGGGTAGCGCTGTGGCACGGCGACGTATCCATGAACGTGCGCCGCGCAATCCTGCGCGATCCACCCGACCTGCTGCTCACCACACCCGAGTCACTCGAGGCGATGCTGGTCAGCGTCAACGTCGACCACACCCAGTTATTCGCCGGAGTACGTGCAATCGTGGTCGACGAGGTGCATGCATTTGCCGGTGACGACCGCGGGTGGCATCTACTCGCCGTCCTTGAACGTCTGACGCGGATCACCGGCGCGCCCATCCAGCGGGTCGGGCTTTCGGCGACCGTGGGCAACCCGCAGGAGCTGATGACGTGGCTGCAGGGGTCGGGCCGCGACGAGCGGGAAGGGCGGGTGGTCGCCCCTGACGTCAAGCCGGCGTCCGGAACAACTCCGCCAGGCGAGCTGGAGATCGACTACGTCGGCTCGGTGCACAACGCGGCGACTGTGATCGCCGCTCTGCACCGCGGCGAGAAACGGCTGGTGTTCTGCGACTCCCGGCAGCTGGTCGAGGAGATCGGGGCTGCGCTGCGGGAGCGAGGTGTGACGACTTACCTGTCGCACGCATCCCTATCGCTTGACGAACGCAGACGGACGGAAGAAGCGTTCGCCGAGGTGCGTGATTGCGTCATCGTGTCCACCTCCACTCTGGAACTGGGCATCGACGTCGGAGACCTCGACCGGGTCATTCAGATCAACGCACCGTCTACAGTGGCGTCCTTCCTGCAGCGCCTGGGGCGCACCGGCCGCCGGCCGGGAAACACACGGAACTGTCTTTTCCTTGCCCTCGACAAGAGTTCATTGCTGTGGGCGTACGCGCTGGTCTTGTTGTGGAGTCGCGGATTCGTCGAGCCGGTGCACGCACCGCCCGAGCCTCGCCACATCGTCGCACAGCAGATCCTCGCGTTGTGTTTGCAGGAGAACTCGGTCGGCAGCAAGCTCTGGAGCGAGGCGTGGAACGGGCTGGCGCCGTTCAACCGCAGCGCCGAGCCGATCACCCGCTACCTCCTCGAGCAGGGCTTTATCGACCAAGACGGTGAACTGCTGTTCATCGGGACCGAGGCGGAACGCCGCTTCGGCCGTCAGCATTTCATGGGAATGACGGCGGTGTTCACCGCTCCACCACAGTTCACCGTCCTCGAAGGCCGACGCGAGATCGGCCGGACGGATCCGGCGCTGCTGACCGAGAAGGTCGAAGGCCCCCGTCTGCTGCTGCTGGGCGGCCGCAGCTGGAAGGTCACGTGGATCGACTGGAAGCGCCGCCGGTGCTTCGTGGAACCTGCCGAATCGGGAGGCCGAGCCCGCTGGATGACGCCCGGCATCAGCGGCGTAAGTTTCGACCTCTCCCGCGCCGCCCGCGAAGTGCTACTCGGCGAGGACCCCACGGTCCACCTGACCCAGCGCGCGACGCGCGTGATGGCAGAGCTGCGTGAAGATCGGCTCAGCTCGGTGCATCCTGGCGGCACGGTCATCAGCCAGCAGGGCCTGGATGTGCGTTGGTGGACGTGGGCCGGCTTCCGCGCCAATGCGACTCTTGCCGCGACAATGGGTCATCTGGTCGACGAGAAGCAACGGTTCGACGACGTATCGGTCCGCCTTCGCTCGGACCTGACCCGGCAGATGTGGCAGTCAGGCACCGCGGACGCGACGAAGCGCCTGTGTCTCCCGGACATCGACGAGCGGGCGCTGGCTGGGCTGAAGTTCAGCGAGGCGCTTCCCCGCCGGCTCGCCATCGCCACTCTCGCGGCGAGGCTCGCGGACACGGACCGGGCGGCGGCGGTGCTCAATGAGCCCGTCCGGTTTGTCGTTGGCCCCGGGAAGTGA
- the brxD gene encoding BREX system ATP-binding protein BrxD — MTTGQASEVRRREAVDALRRGTVPRSGLDLLAVGLDRFATAMDEDLATVARGGAAFHAVRGEYGSGKTFFTRWLAERAKRRGLATTEIQISETETPLHRLETVYRRLTERLTTATHQPSALRAVVDSWLYTLEEQVIETGDVAEDDEQALSAEVERLMEQRLADVARTTPAFAAALRGYQHAVTAGDNATAEALIAWLGGQKSVAASARRAAGVRGDLDHFGALGFLQGLLTVLRDCGHPGLLVVLDETETLQRVRGDVREKGLNALRQLLDEIDAGRFPGLFLVMTGTPPFFDGQQGVQRLPPLAQRLATDFSTDARFDSPRAVQLRLLGFDLDRLVELGQRARDLYASVARHPERIAALIDDVYLQDLASALTGQLGGKVGVAPRLYLRKLVADVLDRVDEFEDFDPRSHYALTVSSTELTETERNAAASANDVELDVP; from the coding sequence GTGACAACAGGCCAGGCGAGCGAGGTACGGCGACGTGAGGCAGTGGACGCCCTGCGGCGGGGTACGGTGCCGCGCTCCGGACTCGACCTGCTCGCCGTCGGCCTCGACCGCTTCGCCACGGCGATGGACGAAGACCTGGCCACGGTGGCCCGTGGCGGTGCCGCGTTTCATGCCGTGCGAGGCGAGTACGGGTCCGGCAAGACATTCTTCACCCGATGGCTGGCCGAGCGGGCGAAACGACGAGGTCTCGCGACCACCGAGATCCAGATTTCCGAGACTGAGACGCCACTGCACCGCTTGGAGACCGTCTACCGCCGCCTCACCGAGCGGCTGACCACCGCGACCCATCAACCCAGTGCGCTGCGAGCGGTCGTCGACTCCTGGCTCTACACCCTCGAAGAGCAGGTCATCGAGACCGGTGACGTCGCCGAGGACGACGAGCAGGCGCTGTCGGCCGAAGTGGAGCGGCTCATGGAGCAGCGCCTCGCGGACGTCGCGCGGACGACACCCGCGTTCGCCGCCGCGCTACGCGGCTACCAACACGCGGTGACGGCCGGCGACAATGCCACCGCGGAGGCGCTGATCGCCTGGCTCGGCGGGCAAAAGTCGGTCGCAGCGTCGGCCAGGCGCGCCGCCGGGGTTCGCGGCGACCTTGACCACTTCGGCGCGCTCGGGTTTCTACAAGGCCTGCTCACCGTGCTGCGAGACTGCGGCCACCCAGGACTGCTCGTGGTGTTGGACGAGACCGAGACGCTGCAACGCGTGCGTGGCGACGTGCGGGAGAAGGGACTCAACGCACTTCGGCAACTGCTCGACGAGATCGACGCCGGTCGCTTCCCCGGCCTGTTTTTGGTGATGACGGGCACCCCGCCGTTCTTCGACGGCCAGCAAGGTGTGCAGCGCCTGCCGCCACTGGCCCAGCGGCTCGCCACCGACTTCAGCACCGACGCCCGGTTCGATTCGCCGCGCGCCGTGCAGTTGCGGCTGCTCGGCTTCGACCTCGACCGGCTCGTCGAGCTGGGGCAGCGGGCCCGCGACCTGTACGCGAGCGTGGCGCGCCACCCTGAACGCATCGCGGCCTTGATCGACGACGTGTACCTGCAGGACCTGGCCTCGGCGCTGACCGGGCAGCTCGGCGGCAAGGTCGGCGTCGCACCGCGGCTGTACCTGCGCAAACTGGTGGCCGACGTGCTCGATCGCGTCGACGAGTTCGAGGACTTCGATCCTCGATCGCACTACGCGCTGACTGTATCGAGCACGGAGCTGACCGAGACCGAGCGCAACGCCGCCGCGAGTGCGAACGACGTCGAGCTGGACGTGCCGTGA
- the pglZ gene encoding BREX-2 system phosphatase PglZ — translation MTAAPPQLSRRMIETLLADWLPQAKQRRLVLVYGRYEDGSSDFTVSFAEERRQVHVTDQHSVLGIVEAWQRHQAERGADDLLVVATSVDDAQLGWDVRGYALGRSTRTVDRARIVAQRFGAANLDPRIRTEPWLINALLDAEPPGGWPRNGSVLTRDAAVRALIGARLGGGTLPEGGLDPGALLAWSLEPAGPDRFARLAEPERAGVADWLAGTVGEVARIILRLAAEGRAADAMPLGVIGTVATRPNASPEAALAFGGLLAGVKPQALRAFTDAVEGTMERWLSEAESGGLLAALARQRVTAVADRADRLAASAHLTEALLDSRFLPSSYAGSLRTLASTLSPTPAKGSISAVERALDEVRNHGLARLYPERLRAAEMAVRVHRWLTSAVPDVVSVAGAVRDQITDWAWVDRALMTLWVGDAGGDPVVAQAYRALYQAARDRRDQLDEHFAARLAGWVPRASSNDPGGCLLIEDVLEKVARPVASRHAPLVVVLDGMSTAVGTAFGEQAAARGWREASPRQGERVAAVTVIPSVTRAGRASLLSGALNVGDQPVERDGFAAFWSKHRRDATLFHKNDLAGHAGHRLSEALIAALAGDGVVGVVLNTIDDALDHGKEGERTGWSIHDITYLPELLDAARGYGRPVLFVADHGHVLERSATEKPVKASGVESARWRTGAASDGEVELSGPRVLLGGGQVTAPWREDIRYTPRKSGYHGGASLAEMVVPVLVLAPSEELVPAGWHVLSPETVTPDWWDQRRTMLAEPSAPARKPSRRKPEPESAVPLFTVETPVESVGAQVVATEVYAAQRAFVPKAPDKQTVATVIDALLDADGSLSLSAVAERAGRAARRPEFFAATLQRLLNVDGYSVLSLRDGDRSVKLDREMLQAQFGVRV, via the coding sequence GTGACCGCCGCGCCGCCACAGCTGAGCAGGCGGATGATCGAAACACTGCTCGCAGACTGGCTGCCCCAAGCCAAGCAGCGTCGCCTCGTACTGGTCTACGGCCGGTACGAGGACGGGAGCAGCGACTTCACCGTCAGCTTTGCCGAGGAGCGCAGGCAGGTACACGTCACCGACCAGCACTCCGTGCTCGGCATCGTCGAGGCCTGGCAGCGGCACCAAGCCGAGCGCGGAGCCGACGACTTACTCGTGGTGGCGACGAGCGTCGATGATGCCCAGCTCGGCTGGGACGTCCGCGGCTACGCACTCGGCCGCTCCACCCGCACCGTCGACCGGGCCCGGATCGTGGCGCAGCGATTCGGCGCGGCCAATCTCGACCCGCGCATCCGCACCGAGCCGTGGCTGATCAACGCCCTGCTCGACGCCGAACCGCCGGGCGGCTGGCCCCGCAACGGATCGGTGCTCACTCGCGATGCGGCGGTGCGCGCGCTCATCGGCGCCCGGCTCGGCGGCGGAACGCTACCCGAGGGCGGTCTTGATCCCGGTGCCCTGCTCGCCTGGTCGCTCGAACCAGCCGGACCCGACCGGTTCGCCCGGTTGGCCGAGCCCGAGCGGGCCGGCGTCGCCGACTGGCTGGCCGGCACGGTCGGCGAAGTCGCCCGGATCATCCTTCGGCTCGCCGCAGAAGGACGTGCGGCCGACGCCATGCCGCTCGGCGTCATCGGAACGGTCGCCACGCGCCCGAACGCCTCCCCCGAAGCCGCGCTCGCCTTCGGCGGCCTGCTGGCCGGGGTCAAGCCGCAGGCACTGCGCGCGTTCACCGACGCGGTCGAGGGGACGATGGAGCGCTGGCTCAGCGAGGCCGAGTCCGGCGGGCTGCTCGCCGCCCTCGCCCGGCAGCGGGTCACCGCCGTCGCAGACCGCGCCGACCGGCTCGCCGCGAGCGCACACCTTACTGAGGCTCTTCTCGACAGTCGGTTCCTGCCGTCCAGCTACGCGGGCTCGCTGCGCACCCTCGCGTCGACACTCTCACCAACGCCTGCCAAGGGCAGCATCAGTGCTGTCGAGCGGGCGCTCGACGAGGTCCGCAACCACGGGCTGGCGCGGCTGTATCCGGAACGCCTCCGGGCCGCGGAGATGGCGGTGCGCGTTCATCGGTGGCTCACGTCGGCGGTTCCGGACGTCGTCTCCGTCGCGGGAGCCGTACGCGACCAAATCACGGATTGGGCGTGGGTGGATCGCGCCCTGATGACGCTGTGGGTCGGTGACGCCGGTGGCGACCCCGTCGTGGCTCAGGCTTACCGGGCGCTGTACCAGGCCGCACGTGACCGGCGTGACCAGCTCGACGAGCACTTCGCAGCGCGGCTCGCCGGCTGGGTGCCCCGGGCGTCCAGCAACGATCCCGGCGGATGCCTGCTCATCGAGGATGTTCTGGAGAAGGTCGCTCGCCCGGTCGCGAGCCGCCATGCGCCCCTCGTCGTCGTTCTCGACGGCATGAGCACCGCGGTCGGCACCGCATTCGGTGAGCAGGCCGCCGCTCGCGGGTGGCGAGAAGCTTCGCCACGGCAGGGCGAACGCGTCGCCGCGGTAACAGTGATCCCGTCGGTGACCCGCGCGGGCCGCGCGAGCCTCCTTTCCGGTGCCCTGAACGTCGGCGACCAACCGGTCGAACGGGACGGGTTCGCCGCGTTCTGGAGCAAGCACCGGCGCGACGCGACGCTGTTTCACAAGAACGACCTCGCGGGCCATGCCGGCCACCGACTGTCCGAGGCGCTCATCGCGGCCCTCGCCGGCGACGGCGTCGTCGGCGTCGTGCTCAATACCATCGACGACGCACTGGATCATGGCAAAGAAGGCGAGCGCACCGGCTGGTCGATTCACGACATCACCTACCTTCCCGAGTTGCTCGACGCGGCGCGTGGGTACGGACGGCCTGTGCTGTTCGTCGCCGACCACGGCCACGTGCTGGAACGATCGGCAACAGAGAAACCGGTGAAGGCCTCTGGGGTGGAGTCGGCACGCTGGCGTACCGGCGCGGCGAGCGACGGGGAAGTCGAACTGTCCGGCCCCCGTGTGCTCCTCGGCGGTGGGCAGGTCACCGCCCCCTGGCGTGAGGACATTCGCTACACCCCGCGGAAGTCCGGTTACCACGGAGGTGCGTCGCTGGCCGAGATGGTCGTCCCGGTGCTGGTGCTGGCGCCGTCCGAAGAGCTCGTCCCGGCTGGATGGCATGTGCTCTCCCCCGAGACCGTGACCCCTGATTGGTGGGACCAGCGACGTACCATGCTGGCCGAGCCGTCCGCTCCCGCCCGAAAGCCCAGCCGGCGCAAGCCCGAGCCGGAATCGGCGGTGCCGCTGTTCACGGTGGAGACGCCGGTCGAATCGGTCGGTGCGCAGGTCGTGGCCACCGAGGTCTACGCCGCGCAACGGGCCTTCGTGCCCAAGGCCCCGGACAAGCAGACCGTGGCGACGGTGATCGACGCGCTGCTCGACGCTGACGGATCGCTCTCGCTCAGCGCCGTCGCGGAGCGCGCGGGCCGTGCTGCGCGACGTCCCGAGTTCTTCGCCGCCACGCTGCAGCGGCTGTTGAACGTCGACGGCTACTCCGTGTTGTCCCTGCGCGACGGCGATCGCAGTGTCAAGCTTGATCGCGAGATGCTTCAGGCACAGTTCGGAGTGCGAGTGTGA